The DNA region ATTGACTTACTACTGCAAAAAAAGCTCTCACAAGCAGTTAATTTGTATCATCAATTATTAGTGAGTGGTGAGGAGCCTCTGCGCTTACATGGGGCGATGCTCTCTCAATTCCGATTATTATTACAGGTTAAAGCAGCGACAACGAGTGAACAAGGGACAGCGACTGCGTTAAAAGTACATCCTTATCGAGTTAAATTAGCGCGCCAAACAGGTCGTAAATTAGCATATAAAAATATCGCACAGGCATATTTAGGGCTAGTTGATATGGAAAAGCAACTCAAGCGGACAGCAAGGGACCCAGAACTATTATTTGAATTATTTGTTCTTCGCTACCAAACCATTACAGCCTAATGACGCGGATAGTTAATGCACTGATCTGGCTATCGGCAAAAGTGATTACGTTGTGTCATATTTTAAAAAAGCGTTACCGAGCTGCGATACGTCAATGAGATGATGTTTTGCTGCTGGTGTTCAAAAATCGATTTTATTTATCTGATCAAAGTTGGCACTATGGTTAAAAGCCCGATGATTAGTTGAATTGGGATTAAAAATACTTGACTGGCTGATGCTTGCATATTTCATGAAATTCAGTTATTATATTTAAGTGCACTTTTGCACACGACCTAATGCTGTGTTTTTACGGTTCACCGTCGAATTACTCGGCATTGGGCGACATTTTATTTATGAAAGGTGGATAATTCCAATGGCAATTTCTGCACAACAAAAGACAGAAATCATGAAGGAGTTCGCACGTCACGAAGGTGATACCGGTTCAGTTGAAGTACAAGTTGCAGTTTTGACTGCTGACATTAACTCATTGAACGGACATATGTCTGAACATAAGCATGATTTCCACTCACAACGTGGATTGATGAAGAAAATCGGTCGCCGTCGTAACTTATTACGTTATTTACGTGATAACGATGTTGCACGTTACCGTGACTTGATCGCAAAGCTTGGTTTGCGTCGTTAATTTTAACACGTAGACACTGTAAGACATATATCATCAAAGGAGAATAGACATGCCAATTATTGAAGGATCAATTAAGCGTGCTCGTTTGAACAAAGTACAACGCGAGCGGAATATCGCACAAACTTCAGCCTACCGTACTGAAGTTAAGAAGTTCCGCAAGGCCGTTGAAGAAGGGGCTGATAACTTGCAAGAGTTATTCGCTGCTGCTTCATCAGCAATCGACAGTGCTGCTTCAAAGGGCTTGATTGCTAAGAATAAAGCATCACGTGATAAGTCACGTTTGTCAGCTTTATTAAATAAATAAATTTAAAATAGAAACCCATGAGTTAGATTTATGTTAGCTCATGGGTTTTTATTTTGTAGAGAAAAGCTTATTTTTTGTTGACACAATATGATATACAGTATAATATAAATAAGTGTTAATGTTATATATCGTATATCATTGTTTTGAAAACAATAAAGGGGAATAGATAATGAATATTTTAGAAGTTAAAAATTTAACAAAAGTTTATGGTGAAAAAGAGGGAAACCAACACACTGCTTTAAATAATTTGAGCTTTACAATGGAAAAAGGCGAATTTGTGGCAATTATGGGTGCATCAGGGTCGGGTAAATCAACATTGCTGAATGCAGTTTCTACTCTAGATGTACCAACATCTGGCGAAATAAAAATTGGTGGTAAATCAATTGCAAATTTATCTGGTCGCAAACTGTCTGATTTCCGAGCAAAAGAAATTGGATTCATTTTTCAAGAATTTAATCTATTAGAAAATTTAACTGTTCGTGAAAATATTGCCTTGCCGTTGTCATTACAAAACGTTAAAGCAGCCAATATTAAAGAGGCAGTGGATCGTGTGGCTTTGATTTTAGACATTGCAGATTTATTGGATAAATACCCAGAACAACTTTCTGGTGGTCAAAAGCAACGAACAGCTGCGGCGCGGGCGTTGGTACACAATCCAGCTATTATTTTAGGGGATGAGCCTACTGGAGCATTAGATTCGAAAAACGCACATAGTATGTTAGATGCGATGACAGAGATGAATGTTAACCAGGGCGTTTCAATTTTGATGGTCACGCATGATGCGATGAGTGCGAGTTATGCCAATCGTCTGTTGTTGATTAAAGATGGACAAGTTTATAAAGAGTTGAATAAGGGTCAAAATGAGAGCAATGAAACGTTCTATCAGGACATTTTGAATGTTGTCGCACAACTTGGACAAGATTAGTTTTTTGGGGGAAATTGGTATGTTAATGAAGTTAGCCTTATCTGGCATGAAAAGTCGGCGTCGTGATTATATCGTTTTATTCTCAGGACTAATCTTTTCCGTTGCTATTTTTTATATGTTTGAAACGATCGCGATGAATAAGGCGTTTATTCAAAGTACATCGTCAGTTAGTGTTTTGCCCATTATATTTCACCTAGGGTCAGTCTTGTTAGCAATTATTACGTTAGTATATATTATTTATGCGAATTCATTTTTGCTTTCCTTAAGACAACGTGAATTTGGGATGTATATGATGCTGGGTGCTAGAAAAAACAAAATCACGCAAATTATGTTTGGTGAGACATTATTAATTGGTGTGGTTGCTATCATGAGTGGCTTAATCTTAGGCACTGGGTTATCAGCGATAGTGAGTCATGTATTAATGCAGGCCTTGTCGTTTCAATCGCATGCGTTTACAGCTTTCTATGTCCCTTCGATTGTGATAACAGTTTTATTCTTCACGGTATTGTTCTTTGTTTCATCAGTTGTCAATGCAGGCATGTTAAGTAAGATGAAACTGATCAACCTATTAAAAGGTGGTAAACAGACCGAACGTAAGCCCGTTAAAAAAGTGTTGAATTGGGGAATGTTCGGGTTGGCAATTCTCTTATTGGTTGCCGGTTACTTGGCACTGTACCAAGTTGGAACGGGTGATATGAAATTAAATGGCGTTGGAATCGCATTGGTGACAATTCCGGTTGGAACATATTTGACTTATGCAACGCTTGTGCCCCGTATTATTGCTGGACTTCGTCATCGTCAACATACTATTGAGCGCGGATTAACAGGTTTTACTTACGGTCAAATTGAATTTCGAATGACACAATACTCACGCATGTTAGCCGTCGTGACGATGCTATTAGCTTTGGCATTGGGGAGCGTGACAGTTGGACTTGGTTTTAAAAGTAACGCAGATTTAATTACTGAAAAAAGTTATTATTATGATGCAGTTCTTCAGAATCCTAATGGTGTTGAAAAAAAGTTGTTAAGTCAGACAGGGGCGCAAACCAAATATAATAATTATCGGTATAAAGTGGTTGATCATGTTGTCTACTATCAAGTTGATGATTTAATGAAAAATATTCCGACTTTGACGGCGAATAATAAATATAAAAAACCAGCAGCTGAAAATTTAGTGACGTTAACATTAACGCCACGTTGGGAAGAAACGTTGATGCAACTTTATCCCTATTATATGCAAGCTGAACCATTTGAATTTAAATTGGTAGATGTTAATTCGTTTAATCAGTTACAGGCAGAAGTTCAGGTAACACGTACTGTGAAAAGTGCTGATTTTAATGCTAGTCAGGATATATGGCGAAAAATAGATCAAATTGAAATCAAGAAGAATCACATCGATTCAAATCAGTACTATAGTCGATATGCAAATATGAATTTTTTGAATGAATTATCAAAAGGAACAGAATTCATGGGCTTCTTCTTGGGTGTATCATTCTTAGCAATGATGGCAAGTACATTGATGTTTAAGATTCTTTCTGGTGCATCAGATGATATTCGGCGCTATGAAATGCTTAATAAAATTGGCGCACAACGTTCCGAAATGGCGAAGGCGATTGCAAAGGAAATTGGTTACTTATTTATTTTGCCAGCTATCCTTGGTTTAATTCATGTCGTATTTGGTCTGCAAATGTTTAAAGTTATCTTGTTACAACCTTATTATCATTTTTGGATACCAGTCATGTTATTAGGCGTAATCTATGCGATTTATTACATGATTACAGTTTGGTTATATCGTAGTTTGGTGCTTGGAAAGCAGAAATAATTTGTAAGCAACTTTGGCGTAAGCTGAAGTTGTTTTTTGTAAAGACTATATTAAGATGAAAAAGATAGTATAATTGTAGTACTAGTAAATATAAAGGAGAAATCCATGGCATTAAAGAAGCAAGAACGTCAAGCATTGATTTTAGATGTTTTGGCACATGAGGTCATTGATTCGCAAGAGGATCTGATGAAATACCTACAGAATGGTGGTTACGATGTAACGCAGGCTACCATTTCACGAGATATTAAAGAACTACGTGTTGTGAGACGAGCTGATAAAACTGGTAAAAGTCGATATCAAGTTATCCAAGAAGTACCAGTTGTTGAACAATCTGATGTACAGTCAGGGATTGAAAATATGGCACAGAGTATTACTCGTGTGGAATTTATTACATCAATTTCAACGACACCTGGAAATGGCAATCGATTAGCAGCATTGATTGATAATGCGAATTTAGCAGAAGTCGTTTCAACGGTCGCTGGACACGACACAATCCATATTTTGAGTCCATCAGTGGCCGCAGCAATTAGTCTAGCGGATCAATTTAGAAATTGGTTAGGGTAATGAAAAAATTATTGGTTAAGATAAAGCAACAGTGGGCAAAAAGTTTAGGACCAATCTGGCGACGATTTCAGCTGACCCGCTGGTTCGTTGCTTTTTGTTTAAGTGTTTTTTTAATAATTAGTATCATTGGAACATTTGAAGCAAAGACGACGGATGTGACTAATTTAAAGGCGCGTTTACGTAATACAACTCAAATCTATGACATTAACGGCAATAAAGCTGGTAGCCTTTCTGGTGAGAAAGGGACATATGTGTCATATGCTCAAATATCGTCAAATGTTACGGATGCTGTTCTGGCTACTGAAGATCGAAATTTTTATCACGAGTATGGGTTTTCAATTACGGGTATTGGTAGGGCGTTAATTCTGAATGCCATGCACAAAGTAACAGGTAATGGTGCGGTATCGGGCGGATCAACGCTAACGCAACAATTGGTTAAAAATGCATTTCTATCACAAGAACAGACAACGATTCGTAAAGTTCGTGAATTGTTCTTAGCAGTTCAAGTTGAAAAAGTTTATTCCAAACATGATATTTTAGCCATGTATTTAAATAACGCTTATTTTGGTGAGGGTATTTGGGGTATTCAAGATGCCTCACAAAAATATTTTGGTGTTGATGCTAGTCAACTTAGTCAAACGCAAGGTGCGATGCTGGCTGGAATGTTACAGTCGCCTAATGGGTATAATCCACTAAATTATCCATCGGCTGCAAAAGCCCGACGAGATCAAGTGTTACAAAATTTAGTGAGTTATAAAAAAATGACGCAACAGGTTGCTAATCAATTACAAGCTGAACCGATTAATGCGACGAATCATGCAGTTGACAATTCTAGTTATGAATATCCTTATTTTTTTGATTCAGTTATTGATGAGGCGGTGAATAAGTACCATCTTAAAGAACAAGATATCATGAAAGATGGTTACAAAATTTATACCACCATGAACCAAAAAGATCAGAGTAATCTACAAGATGATTATGCCAATCCATATTTGAATCCAATTGGCAATGATTCACAGGGGGCAACCGTGGTGTTAGATGCGCGTACGGGTGGTGTTCGCGCTGTGGTTGGCGGTCGTGGTGAACATGTTTTCCGTGGTCTTAATCGCGCCACACAAATTAGAAGACAACCAGGGTCAACGATTAAACCAATCGTAGACTATGCACCAGCGTTAAGCCGTGGCTTTTCTTATGATTCAAAATTGCCCAATCATGAAATGACTTTTGGTACAAATAATTACGCACCTAAAAATTATGGGGATGTAACCACTGATGATGTGGCTATGTATATAGCATTAGAGAAGTCGTACAATATTCCAGCGGTATGGGTGATGGAACAAATTGGCCTAAATACTGCTTATCAAGCTGGTATTAAAGCGGGATTACCATTAACAAAAGCTGATAAAAATTATGCGATGGCTATAGGCGGACTTTCTAAGGGTGTTTCGCCCCTACAGATGGCACAAGCATATACTAGTTTTGCTAATGGCGGACAAATGTCTGATGCACACTTTATTACGAAAATAGTTGATGCAAGTGGCCGAACAATTGTGGATACCGTAAAACCAAAGCAGACACGCTTATGGTCACAAAAGGTGGCTAATGAAATGACGAGCATGATGTTAGGCGTATATACCAATGGAACGGGTGTCGCTGCTGATCCGACGGGCTATACCGTTGCTGGTAAGACTGGAACTACAGAAGCGGTTGGAAAAGAAAATAATGCAACGGTAGCGACTGACTCGTGGGCAATTGCATATACACCTGATATTGTGAACGTGACATGGACTGGCTATGATAACGCCAGTCAATCAATTTCACCCTATCTTAGTGCGACGGCGGGTCCATTAATGAAGAAATCTCTTGAACAGATTATTCCAAACACGGCACAGACTGATTTTGATGTCACAAGTGTTCGCACAAAACAAAAAGAACAAACTTCTGAAAGTAATAGTACAAAAGATGGGGTTTCTGGTAATATTAAAGATATCATGGGTAACATTTCCAAAGGTGCAAAAGAGGCAGGTGATACCCTGAAAAAGGGCGCCCAAACCATTTGGAATGGTATTCAAGGTATTTTAGGTCAATAGAATTTAGGAGAAATATAATGATTAATATTTATGATAATGTTAACGGTGTCGCAAGCGATTTAGTGGAAACGGCACAATATAAAAATTTACGTGATGCTGTGACTGCTATGCATCAGGATGCTGAGGCTGAAGCAGTATTCACGAAGTTTCAAACTGAGCAGCAGGCTATTCAAGAGTTAGTACAAACAGGTGCTGAACCGAGTGCTGAACAAATTGAAAGTTGGCAAGCTGTCGCGTCAGAAATGGAAAAGCATGAAACTTTGACGGCATTGATGCAGGCTGAAAGTGCTTTGAATGCATTGTTACAAGAAATTAATGCCATTATTACAAAGCCAATTGCTGAGTTGTATAATTAAATTTATGAATGAGGAAATGGTTGCAACGCAATCATTTCCTTGTTTTATCTAGAGAGAAAGATAGGACAAGATATGAAATTTATTCATGCAGGAGATTTACACCTAGGCAACGCGTTTGTTGGATTATCTGATGTACCCGATTGGGTATTGAGTCAATTACAAGTTGCGACATTGACTGCATTTCAAAACCTTATTAATTGTGCGATTCAAAAACGGGTTGATTTTGTTTTATTGCCGGGTGATATCTACAATACACATCAAGTCAATCCCCAAATTCAGTTATTTTTTATTGAACAAATGAATCGCTTGAATGACGTAGGCATTCAAGTAGTTCTTAGTTATGGTAATCATGATTATATTACTGATTTTGCGACTCAAATGTCATTGCCTGAAAATGTGACAGTCTTATCACATGAAGTCCAGACGCTTCACATGGTGACACAACAGGGAGAAACGGTTGCAATTTCGGGGTTTAGTTATGCTAAACAGCATATCCATAGCGCAATGGTTACTAACTTTCCTAGTGAAGGGCAAGATAAGTACCATATTGGCATGTATCATGGTGAGCTTGGACAAGATGGTCAGGGTGACTATGCACCATTTAGTATAAGTGAGATGAATGAAAAGCATTATGATTACTGGGCACTTGGGCATATTCATATACGAAAAACATTACAAAGTCACCCTTTTATTGGTTATTCCGGTAGCTTGCAAGGATTGAATCGCAAAGAAAATGGCGAAAAAGGGTTTTATTTGGTATCAGAGAATTCACAAGGGTGGTTAGTGCCAGAGTTTATCGCTGCAGCACCAATTGTTTGGGGTGAACAAACTGTGACCATGAATGAAGATTTAACACTGACAGATTTTGTGATGCAAATTCGAGAGCAGATGACGAAAGTAGTAAATACTGATTTAACGCTTATTAATTTGACAATCAAGACGGAAAATTGGCAATTGATACAGTTGTTGAGTTCTCCACAATTTCAACATCAAATGAATGTTGCTTCTAGAAGAGAGGACCAATACTTTGTTTATCAAATACATGTTGAAATGGCTAGGGCTCAAAATGAAATGCCAGTGATTGCTGATGAATATTGGGAAAATACATTTAATCAGTTAATATCTTTGGATAGTTTACAAAAAAATGGGTTGAATATTGTACAAAATTTAGCAGTTTTTGATTATTTTAGTCGGCCTCAAACAATGGATGATATGGGCGAACAGGTTCAAGAAATTATCCGTCAAATTCAAGGAGGCTTGTACCGTGTGGATTAAACAGGCAAAGATAAAGAGTTTTGGTCGGTGGTCGGATGAAACCTTTGAATTTGATTCAGGATTACAGGTTGTTTTTGGATTAAATGAAGCGGGAAAAACGTCATTGCATCAGTTTATTAGTGGTGTTCTGTTTGGATATCCACAGGCACGATCAAACAAGATCAAAACCTTTGAGAATCAAGGACACAACATCTATGGCGGTAGTCTGATTATTGAAACTAATCAGGGCTTTTTTGAAATTGAACGTCTTGGGCGAACCGATTCAAAATTACAAGTGATTGATTGTGCTAATCAAGTACATGAAGATAATCCAGAACAAAAATTGACAGAAATCCTAGGCCCATTAACGCGCGAAATATTTTCAGCAATTTATAGTTTTGATCAAGAAAGTCTACTGCAAATTTATAGTTTAAAACCGGCTGATTTAAATGATCATTTACGACGTATGGTGATGCCAGGAGCAGAAGCATGGTTGACCGTTGCGACCAGCTTGGAAAAAGAAACTGCATTGCAAATGGGAACGACAAAGACTGCCAAACGTCCGATTAATATGGCTTTGTCCCATTTAGAATTAAATGAGACAAATTATTTACAGGCTTTACAGACGGCACCAGATATGGCGCAACTTAATTTGGCAAGGCAGGCCGCTGATGAGCAAGTGAAACAATTATCACGTCAAATTGAGCAAGTGCAAGAACAAAAATTACAAATGAAGCAGTTAGCTAGTCAGCAGCCGATTTTTCAAAAGAAACAGGCGCTTAAGTCAGAAATGGATCAACGATTGGCGCCACTTGATAAAAGCAAAGTTAATCAAGTGACGCAATTGTTAGCCCAGCAAAAAAATTTGCAAACTGTGGGTCAACAAACACATGTAGATGATCAACAGTTGACCTATACAAAAACAATAATTTCTGATATTGATCGATTGGTTGATCAAAGACAGAAACTAAATCATCAACGAGAAACAAAGGTCGATCAACAACATTTGATTTTAAGCCATTATCCAATGGATACTTTACCAGAACCGTTGTCTCAATCAGAATATGTGCGCTTAACAGAACGCCAAAAGCAACAAAATAGTCATTCTCAGCAACGAACAATTGGCCTAGTGATAGGCTTGATAATGTGTATCGGTGGCATGATTTTGCAGAAATCAGCAATTGCTTTCATTGGCGGTATTATCGGTGTTATTTCTTATTTCAGTGCACAATGGTTGATTAAAAAAACAGCAGTACATGTGGATTATCCAGTTGAGGATATTTTAAAAATGCAGCCTGACTTGCGCTTGTTTCAAGATCTGAAGCTACAAATTCTACGAGTTGATGAGCAATTGGAACAAATTAATCAAGTAATAACAGATAATATGCAACAGATTCACTGGTTAGATGAATCAAATGATTTATTGCAAATCAAACAACGTTTTGCTGAGATTAACGTTTTACGTGAACAGCAGACACGTCAAAAAGTTGAACAATTACAATTGGAGACTAAGATTCAAACGTATTTCACACAATTAGGAATACAAGATGAGGCAGAATTGTTGGATAGGTTAGCATATGATCAAATAACTGAAAAGTTAAAAAATGAGTATGGCATGATTGAACAACAGCTGGTAGACGTAGCACCGGAAGATATGGCAAAGTTAAATCAGACGTCAGTATTAAGCGATGAAACATCAACATTAACAACACAACTACATGCGCAACAGCAACAATTAGCAGCACTGAATTATCAATGGCAGGAGTTGGGTCGAGATGGGGCACTTGGCCTTGCACAGCAAAAACTTAATAATGAACGAACAGAAGTGATTCAAATGTTGCAAGATTATTTTGTACATCGTCTTGCAAGCATCTGGATTCAAAAGACATTGGATGTAGCAATTGGTGACCAATTACCGCGTTTAATTCAAATTGCAAACCAATTTTTGGCACGATTAACACAGGGTCGGTATACTGAAATTAAATATACAAAAACATTATTGCGTGTTGTCACATCTCAGGGTGAATTGGTTAATCTGATTGATATATCTAAAGGAACAGCGGAGCAAGTATATGTGGCACTCCGGTTGGCCTTTATCAAGCAATCAGAGTTGAAATTTCAATTCCCAATATTAATTGATGATGCTTTTGTTGACTTTGATGTGCATCGCCGTGAGAGCATTAATCAAATATTAGATGAGTTTGTGCAAGCAGGTTATCAAGTTGTTTATTTTACTGCCCATCGCGGTCAATATCAAAGAGTAATTGATCTAAATGTGAGACAGCATGAGAATAGAGTGTAACTAATTGATGATATTAAGTAATAAGGAGCGTGAATAAGATGAGTGATTCAAAACAACTTCGAGATTATCAAGTTGATGAAAATATAAACGGGTTTGTATTGCTAAAACAAATTGATACACGGGTTACTAATAGTGGTAAACCATACTTAGCAATTACGGTTGCAGATCGATCAATGGAAATTTCGGGTATGAAGTGGGATACAACTGAAAACGAAGCTGCAGCTTTAAAGGTGGGCGAAGTTGTTGCAATTTCGGCTGTTAGACAAGAATATCGTGATAAGCCCCAACTAAAATTCTTTGAAATTCGTCCAACAACTCTAGGCGAGCCGAATAATCCGGCAGATTATATGGCTTCAGGTCCAATGAAAGCAAAGGAAATGGAGGAAGAAGTCAATGCACTACTTTTTCAAATTGTAAATCCAACATGGCAAAGAGTCGTGAGATTTCTTTTGAACCAGTATCATGAACAGTTCTTTACGTATCCGGCAGCGAAATCAAATCATCATGCCTTTGCTGGTGGATTAGGCTTCCATTCACTATCGATTGCTAGATTAGCGCAATCTGTCGTTAAACAATACCCAAATGTTGATGGTAGTTTATTACTAGCCAGTGCACTTCTACATGATTTAGGGAAAGTAATCGAGCTATCCGGACCAATTGCAACGACTTACACAATTCCTGGTAATTTAATTGGTCATATCGTGCTAATTGATGAACAGATTGTTTTGGCAGCACAGGAGTTAAACTTGGACTTGTTTAGTGAAGATATGGTAGTCTTACGGCATGTTATCTTGGCGCATCATGGACAGCTAGAATATGGGTCACCAGTACGTCCGTTGATTAAAGAAGCAAATATCCTACATCAACTTGATGAACTCGATGCCAATATACAAAGTTTTGATAATGCATTGGCGGAGACGAATCCTGGTGAATTTGGGGCAAAATCATGGGCGTTAGATAATCGATCAATTTATAAACCAACTGAAAAGTGAGGTTAGATATATGGCGAAGCAACTGACAGGTGATGATTTACATGAATTGTTGAAAGAACAAGCATTGTTGGAAGAAAACATGGCTCTTTTAAGTTGGGATCAGTTGACGGGAATGCCTGTTAAATCTGGCGAATTTCGAGCAGAATTAATGGCATATTTAACAAAACGTTATTTGAAAGTCACGACAGGTAAGAAAGCGAAAGCGCTATTAGATTATTATCAGTTACCAAACAATCAATCGACACTTAGTATTGATGATCAAGCCTTATTTCAGCGCTTCTCACATGATATTAAGTATGTGATTAACGTACCTGCAGACGATTATATTGCATTTGAACGTCTAAAAATTATGGCACAAGATGCGTGGGCTGCTGCACGAGAAAAAAATGATTATGCGATTTTTAAGCCGTACCTTGAAAAACTCATTCATATGACAAAACAACTGATTCCTTTATGGCAAACGGATGAGCAAACACCCTATGATGTACTATTGGGTCAGTACGAACAGGGCCTAACGACTAAAAAACTAGATTCTATCTTTAATCAAGTAAAGCAGGGTCTTGGTGCTTTACAACAAGAACTTCAATTAAATGGGGAAACACCTGATAACCAATTTTTGCATCGCTCAGTGCCTAAAGGCTTGCAATTGCGATATATTCAGCCGACCATTCAGCGACTCGGTTTTGATTTTGAACGTGGGCGATTAGATGATACGGTACACCCATTTATGCAGGATATGAACCGTAATGATGCACGTATTACAACACGCTGGTCTGATAGGGACTTCAAAATGGCTGTGCTTGGTTTATTTCATGAAGCTGGTCATGGTATGTTTGCACAGAATGTCGATTCAAAATGGGATTATACGCCCTTTAATAAGGGGATTGCGATGAGTATTCACGAATCACAGTCTTTGTTCAATGAAGTGATAATCGGACAGGATGAAGCATTCTGGTACCATGAATACCCTAAACTACAGGATATATTTGGTGATGTACTGGCAGATATTTCATTCGAACAATTTTATGATGGTTGGATGAAAACAGAACCAACACTCATCCGAACTGAGGCCGATCCACTAACGTATCCATTACACATTATTATTCGCTATGAAATTGAAAAAGCAATTTTTAATGATGACCTGGATGTATCAGAGTTACCAGCACTATGGCGAGAAAAATATAGAACATATTTAGGTGTTGTACCAGAAGATGATGTCACAGGTATCTTACAAGATATCCATTGGGCAGATGCCAGTTTTGGCTATTTTCCATCGTATGCATTGGGACATTTATACGCTGCGCAATTTAGATATGCAATGAATAAGGAGCTGGATATCTCTAGTTTGTTACAATCAGGTGATTATCAGCCATTAATTGATTGGCGCCGAAATCATATTTGGCAATATGGTGCATCGAAATCGCCAAGTGATATATTATTGACAGCGACAGGAGAGCCGCTAAATCCAAATTATTGGCTTGATTTACAACGAAAACGGTATGAAAAAGTTTATCAAGTAAAAGTGGATTGATTATTCTATTTACTTTTTGTAAGTAAAATAGTAATCTTAATGATGTTAGCAATAAACCAATTAAAGAAAGTGGAGATTAATATCATGACATTAGCAGAGAATTTCTTGAATTTGGAAGCCAAGCGACGTTCAATTTACGCATTGGGAAAGCAAGTAACGGTTGGTGATGATCAATTAGTTTCATTAATTGAAACGGCAATTAAAGAAGCACCAACATCGTTTAATAATCAAACTGTTCGGGCTGTCATTCTATTTGGTGAGAAGCATGATCAGGCTTGGGATTTGGTTGCTGATCGTTTGAAGTCAGAGGTACCAGATGAAGCAGCATGGGAAGCGACCCAAAACAAAGTCAATGGATTTAAAGCAGGTTATGCAACTGTATTGTTCTATACTGATACGGACGTTGTAAAACAATTTGAAAATGACTTTGCGTTGTATGCGGATAATTTTTATGATTGGTCAGAACAAGGGCATGGAATTGCAACTTATGCGACGTGGCTTGCCATTACAGAAGCAGGTTTAGGTGGCACAATTCAGCATTATAATCCACTTATTGACGATAGTTTTGCACAAGCATTTGACATTCCATCTAACTGGCGGTTGCGGTCACAATTTGTTATTGGTTCAATTGAAGCACCGGCAGGAGAGAAAACATATTTGGCAGATGACGATCGTTTCAAAGTTTTAAAATAATCATTCCTAATTGAATGACATAGTTTTATGGGTTATTTTATACCTTTTACTTGAAATGATGGTTCAAATTTGGTATATTTATATCTGGTTTGAAAAGCCATATTAACGATGTTCCGCTGGTCGGATGATTAATGAATGTCGATTAGGAGAT from Weissella diestrammenae includes:
- a CDS encoding carboxypeptidase M32, with product MAKQLTGDDLHELLKEQALLEENMALLSWDQLTGMPVKSGEFRAELMAYLTKRYLKVTTGKKAKALLDYYQLPNNQSTLSIDDQALFQRFSHDIKYVINVPADDYIAFERLKIMAQDAWAAAREKNDYAIFKPYLEKLIHMTKQLIPLWQTDEQTPYDVLLGQYEQGLTTKKLDSIFNQVKQGLGALQQELQLNGETPDNQFLHRSVPKGLQLRYIQPTIQRLGFDFERGRLDDTVHPFMQDMNRNDARITTRWSDRDFKMAVLGLFHEAGHGMFAQNVDSKWDYTPFNKGIAMSIHESQSLFNEVIIGQDEAFWYHEYPKLQDIFGDVLADISFEQFYDGWMKTEPTLIRTEADPLTYPLHIIIRYEIEKAIFNDDLDVSELPALWREKYRTYLGVVPEDDVTGILQDIHWADASFGYFPSYALGHLYAAQFRYAMNKELDISSLLQSGDYQPLIDWRRNHIWQYGASKSPSDILLTATGEPLNPNYWLDLQRKRYEKVYQVKVD
- a CDS encoding nitroreductase family protein, yielding MTLAENFLNLEAKRRSIYALGKQVTVGDDQLVSLIETAIKEAPTSFNNQTVRAVILFGEKHDQAWDLVADRLKSEVPDEAAWEATQNKVNGFKAGYATVLFYTDTDVVKQFENDFALYADNFYDWSEQGHGIATYATWLAITEAGLGGTIQHYNPLIDDSFAQAFDIPSNWRLRSQFVIGSIEAPAGEKTYLADDDRFKVLK